ACATTGTCTTTGAAACGTCCTTCTACAGCTATTAACAAACTTGAACTTGTCCAGATGTACAGCATCACTGAATTACTAAGCAGCACAGCAAGATGTCTTTTCCATCTTTTCTGCCACACAGCTAGTAATGGCAAATTTTTATAACGTGTCTCGATGGCAATCGAAACACTGGTGAAAAACCATTCGATTCCCAATGGAACCGAGGTAGTTAAAGCAAAGGACTGAAGGAGTTTCAAGGGTGAATTATCGTAGGTGTAGAAATACTGATACAAATGTAGAAAAATATTCACCGCAATGATGGCACTAGATTCGGAGAGCATGCTCATGATAGTGAGGTCAGCTGCTAGTCTCTCACGGCGAGGCGTGCGAAACCCTCCCCAGGGAATTTGTCTTTTCTCAAGGACCTGGTGAACAATGTGATCAATGAAAGCCATGAGAGAGCGATCAAAGACTTCTGCAATTCCATGAATTACTCCGATCAGTGCAACTGATTCAGGACTATATAAATCCACTTGTAAAAGTCTCAGCATGATCGCTGATCCACAATACGTAGGCGCCAAGAGTACAAAAGAAGTTCCCGGATGACTAATTCGGCACCAAAGACGCTGAATGCAAATCCGCCCAGTTGCTTTGAGCACAGCAACTACGAGAGGTACAAACATAGCAATCAGGACTTTCCCCGATGCGTTTTGCCTATTATATGCTGGATAAATACCATACGCAGTTAAAATGGCTGTACATTGTGCGAGAGCATATGGAACCACGAAGAGAACCATAAACTTCACTTGCTGAATCAGAGGCCCGAAGCAAAAATGCATCTTCATTACGTAAATAATAACGCAACTCGAAAGACAAAATATTGCCTCAGCCGGAACACGTTGTAAGGCAGTCAATTTGGAATGAGAGATTCCACAAGCTTGCATGCCAAGTCGATAAACTGAGTCTACAAGGTAAAAGAGTAGGCTGACAATAACCAATGTATTTCGGACGCCTGACAGCTGAAATGGACGGAAGTAAAAGCTTATGTCAATAAAAAACCAAAAGTACAGAAAACCAACTGATACGATTTCTGAAATTGTTATGAGCCATTGTAGCTTAATCGGTATTGATTCCTTGGGATGAAGTTCGCAATTGAGTTGTGTTTGGTAACAGAAATAATAGACAGGAAATGAGACCATACCAAAGACAGTTGCACTCAACACTGATATCAAAAAACCATAAGACAGCGAATTTAACACTGTCCGGCTGAAAGATGGTCTGAGGCCTTTCCAAGCCATATCTCTTGCCTCTGGTAAAAAATCAGATGTGTGCGTAGTAGCTGATGTCGACGATGCGTCGATGAGTTGGGCACGAAGAGACCCACTGCTCGTTAGATAATCTGCAGAAGTAGCTTTTCTGTTACTGTACTCTTGATAAATGAGTTCACCGGTGTGCTGAGCATACCATTCTTTGCCTGTGTCTTCCGAAGGATAGTAACCAATGGTGTTTGCAACGTCATTGCTTTCGCCAAAATCATAACGTTCAGCGACACTTCGAGTAAAGttgaagacgatgttgccaAAGAGTTCGGCGAAAGTGTGacttatcattttgaaagcggTCCGGTAGAACAGCTACAAGTGATGCCTCCTTATTTCCACagaaatgaaatggaaatattttaagagaaagcgaaaaaaaaaattgtggcaaGACTGATTTACACGCAGTGTGTGCTAAAGCGTAGAGAGGCggataaaatttcattttatctGACTTTGAATTATCTTTGGTTTGGTTAAAACAAGTCTATCCTGATCGTGATAGGCGTGTCTAACCTAAGAAGAAAATAACGAACTCTGAATAACTAAATTTGTCTCCCTGATGATGGTTCAGAAGAAAAAGCAATTGCATACAAAAAATGCCACATATGGGAACATATTTCAGACAATTGTGTACCGTGTGCTTATTGCTGAAGAAACTtaacaaaatttgcataacccactttcaaattcaaaaacttTCTTTTGGGTCCTTTTGGTTCCCTTTGACTTTAATCAAATTCACCCCGCCAGTCTTTctgaaaaataatgcaaacttttAATACGTCAAATTCTGGACACTATGGACTGATATCAACCTATAATCATTTGAAATCGAAAGAATTCTCGTCTACTTCAAGTCATTTATGTAATTAGATGCATCGTAAATCTTGATAAAGGCAGATAAGTAGCTAATTTTCACCTGTGAGATAATGACATGACGACTGCTGTATTTAGAATAGAAAACACCGTCTACATGCAAGTCCTATCCAGAAGGAAAGGATGAGATCCATCATTAACATCGTGCATCTCAGTCTTTAGATTTGTTGTCACACTGTCTAGTGGGGAAAAAAGACGAATTCGTCCTCACTGCAACGCAATCAAAgtaacaataacattgtttttaAATTAAGAAGCATTTGCAAGTGAACTCGAACAAAGCAATGCTGTAGCGTGGACCTGTCGCTTGCAGGCAACGAATAGGGAACAAGAGGATTGCTTTTCTTAATGAAAAATACATGTGCAGAAACACGATCAAACTAAGAGAAAACATTATCGGCGCCCTCATTCACTCCAACAGTTAACAACAGGCTCAGCTAACAGAACTTTTCAAATATTCTTCGAGTATTCTGTACCAGAGCATTAATCTTTCTTGCTCAATTTGTCATCGAGGGCTCAAATACTGGTTCCTTGTGGATGGATTAAGAATGTTGCCATTCTCCGCTGCCTATTCCCCAAACGCCTCTTACCTCGGTACCCACAAAACTCTATGATTTATACACTTGTTCCTTTTTGGGTTCATTTATACATCAGAATAAGTGGGTCTAAAAAACCTTACAAGCCACGCTGCTTCTATCACTTTGCAGCCAAAAGAGAAAGTCAAATTTAATTGCCAAAAGTATGACACTCACCAACTTCTATGCATCCTGCAGCCACACCCTTGGTTGGATGGAGAAGTTAATACTTCTAATGATATCACATGATTTACACAAACACAGATTGATATTGCATTATTAATTCAATTTACCCACCATATCCACAGACCAGACATATAGTATAATAAGCGAAGTCtttagaacttttttttctgagctGAAATGTGGGCATGATTCTCCCCTTCCTTCAAATATCCTTCATCGTACTTTAGTGTGCtaattttacaaaaattgaaTACAAATTTAGCAAACTTTACACTAGTCTTTGAAATGGAAATAAAGGCTAATCCTTTCAATCGTTTGTTTGTATATCGAATAATATGATTAAAATGAAGCATGATTCCGTATACAATGAATAACCTTAAACTAATTGGGAAGGTTCTCTTTCAGCGTTTCGCAGAGACGTTGCTAATGCTATTCCACTTTCCCCTGTGGGACGAGCGCTGCGACGCTGCGAGGGAAATGGAGCGAGGCGCCATAAGCTTCCTCTCCTCTCCCCTTATTCTCCTCAAGGGTTCAACACTTGCTCGCTCTCAACAAACCAAGCCACCAACAAGGAAAAGTTATGACAGTCGAACTCAGTCAGCTCAAATGTTTGATAAACGCCTTTTTTCTTTGGGTACTTCGCTCTCTCAAAGAGAGAAAAGCATGTGAAAAATATCCACGAATTTCCTTTTAAGCATTCAAAAGCCAGgaacacaaaaataataaaccAAACTGAATTACCTGTTGAGTACGGCGTTTCAACTAGTCTGGCCTctgcaaataaaattaacttttttttactAGTCCCCTCTAAAACCAGCGTTCAATCTCGGAAAATTACAACACTCATCTGTTCTCTCCAAATGTGCATAACAGTGTTCACCTTCTCTTCTGCCTCTGAGAAACGCTCACAATTTGAAGGGCATTTGGCAATGGTCCTTGACATTGTCTTTGAAACGTCCTTCTACAGCTATTAACAAACTTGAACTTGTCCAGATGTACAGCATCACTGAATTACTAAGCAGCACAGCAAGATGTCTTTTCCATCTTTTCTGCCACACAGCTAGTAATGGCAAATTTTTATAACGTGTCTCGATGGCAATCGAAACACTGGTGAAAAACCATTCGATTCCCAATGGAACCGAGGTAGTTAAAGCAAAGGACTGAAGGAGTTTCAAGGGTGAA
The Acropora muricata isolate sample 2 chromosome 3, ASM3666990v1, whole genome shotgun sequence genome window above contains:
- the LOC136911594 gene encoding uncharacterized protein — translated: MISHTFAELFGNIVFNFTRSVAERYDFGESNDVANTIGYYPSEDTGKEWYAQHTGELIYQEYSNRKATSADYLTSSGSLRAQLIDASSTSATTHTSDFLPEARDMAWKGLRPSFSRTVLNSLSYGFLISVLSATVFGMVSFPVYYFCYQTQLNCELHPKESIPIKLQWLITISEIVSVGFLYFWFFIDISFYFRPFQLSGVRNTLVIVSLLFYLVDSVYRLGMQACGISHSKLTALQRVPAEAIFCLSSCVIIYVMKMHFCFGPLIQQVKFMVLFVVPYALAQCTAILTAYGIYPAYNRQNASGKVLIAMFVPLVVAVLKATGRICIQRLWCRISHPGTSFVLLAPTYCGSAIMLRLLQVDLYSPESVALIGVIHGIAEVFDRSLMAFIDHIVHQVLEKRQIPWGGFRTPRRERLAADLTIMSMLSESSAIIAVNIFLHLYQYFYTYDNSPLKLLQSFALTTSVPLGIEWFFTSVSIAIETRYKNLPLLAVWQKRWKRHLAVLLSNSVMLYIWTSSSLLIAVEGRFKDNVKDHCQMPFKL